The nucleotide sequence CTACTTTATCGTAGTTGATCTCAGGGAACACGATCTGCTCTTTCAAGCCCATGTTGTAGTTACCACGACCATCGAAGCCTTTGTTAGGCAAGCCACGGAAGTCACGTACGCGAGGTAGTGCCAACGTGTTCAAACGATCCATGAAAGACCACATTTTCTCTCTTCTCAAAGTCACGCGAACACCCAGTGGGATGCCTGCACGCAATTTGAAGTTGGAAATTGCTTTCTTTGCTTTAGTGATAACAGCTTTTTGTCCAGTGATCGCTGTGATTTCATCAACCACAGTGTTCAAGATTTTTGGATTCTGAACAGCTTCGCTCAAGCACACGCTAAGAGTGATTTTCTCCAAGCGAGGAACTTGCATCACGTTTTTAACTCCCAGTTGGTTCTTTAGAGCGGGAGCGATCTCTTTATTATATCTTGTATGTAAGCGATTCATCTCATACCCCTTATAGAACTTCCGGAGCCAAAGACACGATCTTAACGAACGACTTTGCTCTCAATTCTCTGGCTACTGGGCCAAAGATACGTGTTCCGATTGGCTCTTTAGAAGCGTTGATCAAAACTGCAGAGTTGTCGTCGAAGCGGATGTAAGATCCGTCTGGACGACGAAGTTTTGCTACAGTTCTAACAACAACAGCTTTAGCTACGTCACCTTTTTTTACTTTTGCATTTGGCAAAGCTTCTTTGATGGAAACTACGATAACATCACCAATGGATGCTACACGACGTTTAGAACCACCAAGAACCTTAACGCACATAACTTCTTTTGCGCCGGAGTTATCTGCTACATTCAGTCTGGTTTGCATTTGAATCATAACAGTCTCCTATGCCTTAGCCGTTTCAACGACTTCAGCCAAAGCCCAACGTTTAGTTTTGCTTAGAGGACGAGTTTCACGGATCTTAACGATGTCACCAACTTTTGCCTGGTTCTTTTCGTCATGAGCCTTGAATACAGACGTCTTCTTAACGTACTTACCGTACTTAGCGTGCTTAACCATGCGGTAGATCAGAACAGAGATGGTTTTATCCATCTTGTCACTGATAACTTCACCTACGACTTCAATTTTACGGCCTCTAGAATTAGTTTCAGTCATTTCCTACCCCTATCTCGCCACTTTTTTTACGATCGCTGTATTGATTTTAGCGATGTCGCGGCGAAGACCACGGATTTGCACTGGGTTAGAAAGCTGCCCAATGGAATTCTTGATACGTGCCTGGAACAGCTCTTCGGAAAGAGCCGCTCTTTTCTTTTTCAATTCTGCTACAGAAAGATCTTTGATCTCTACGAACTTCATACAACTACTCCCTTACCAAGAAACGAGTTTTGAAAGGAAGTTTGTGTGCTGCACGTTCGAAAGCTTCTTTAGCTTGTTCACGTGTCACACCGTTCATTTCGAAAAGAACTTTTCCAGGAAGAACACGAGCAACCCATAGTTCCGGGTTACCTTTACCGCTACCCATACGAGTTTCAGCAGGCTTTTTAGTTACCGGAATGTTTGGGAACACACGGCACCAGATTTTACCACCACGCTTAACAGAACGGGAGATAGCGATACGACCAGCTTCCAACTGACGAGCAGTCAGACGACCTTCCTCGATTGCCTGAAGACCGTAGTCTCCGAAATCAAGGTTAGCGCCTCTTACTGCAAAACCAGTAGCGCGGCCTACAAATTGTTTACGCCATTTTACTCTTTTAGGACTTAACACGACCTGCCTCCTCAACTTCGCGAGCAGATAAGATATCGCCTTTATAGATCCAAACTTTCAGACCGATGATACCGTATGCTGTCAGGGATTCTGCTGTACCGTAGTCGATATCAGCACGCAATGTATGAAGAGGAACGCTCTTCTCATTGTACCACTCTGAACGCGCAATCTCTGCACCATCAAGACGCCCGGAAACACGGATCTTGATACCTCTCACGCCGCCTTTGATCGCAGCTGCAATAGATTTTTTAAGAGCTCTTCTCCAAGAGATACGTTTCTCAAGTTGTTGAGCAATGCTCTCAGCAACGAGCTGAGCATCGAGGTCTGGTTTGCGCACTTCTTGGATGCTCAAGAAAACTTCGTTGGGTGTAAGTTTTTGAACTTCCGCTTTAAGAGCGTCGATACCACTACCTTTTTTACCAATAACAACACCTGGGCGAGCTGTGGAGATGATGATTTTAATCTTCTTCGCAGCACGTTCCATTTCAATTTTCGCTACACCCGCGTTCTTAAGTTTATCCTTAAGGAACTTTCTCAAACGGATGTCTTCGTGGAGGTTTTCATAATATTGTTGACCCTTCGCATACCAGCGAGAATCCCAAGTTCTGATAACACCGACTCTTAGACCAATTGGATTAACCTTCTGACCCACGACTATTTCTCCTCGAGTACTACGTTAATGTGGCTGGTCTTCTTACGAACACCGAACGCGCGACCTTGCGCACGAGGACGGAATCTTTTAAGAACCGGACCTTGATCAACCCAGATAGCTTTAACATAAAGGCTGTCTACATCCATAACCTTTTTGTATTCAGCATTGGCAACAGCTGATTCGATCAACTTTTTTACCATACCTGCGGTTTTTTTGTTCAGGAAAGTAAGGGTTTTTACAGCCTCGTTCACGTCTTTACCGCGAACAAGGTCTACAACCAATCTTGCTTTCTGAGCGCCAACTCTTGCATATTTCAAGCTTGCTTTAACTTCCATAATAAACCTCTATTACTTCTTCGCAGCAGGAGCAGCGGCTTTCTTCTCAGCGTGACCGTGGAAAGTTCTGGTTGGAGCAAACTCGCCGAGTTTGTGACCAATCATGTTCTCTGTGATGTATACAGGAACGAACTTTCTTCCGTTATGAACTGCGAATGTCAGTCCAATTGTCTCTGGAAGAATTGTTGAGCGGCGAGACCAAGTTTTAATAACTTTTTTATCATTTTTCTCAAGTGCATTGTCGATTTTCTTCTGAACATGAGTATCGACGAATGGACCTTTTTTAATTGAGCGTGCCACCTTTTACTCCTACTTACGTCTCTTGATGATTGAAGAGTTGGTTCTCTTATTGTTTCTAGTTTTGAACCCCTTACAAGGTTGACCCCAAGGAGTTACCGGGTGATGCCCTTTACCAACGCCTTCACCACCACCGAGTGGGTGATCAACTGGATTCATGTGCATACCACGTACAGAAGGACGGATACCTCTCCAACGAGAGCGACCTGCTTTACCTAGATTGATGTTTTCATTGTCAGTGTTACCAACTTGACCGATAGAAGCACGGCAAACTGTCAATACTTGTTTCAACTCACCGGATGGCATACGTACTTGGCAGTACTTGTCGCCTTTACCAGCAAGAGTTGCGCTTGCACCAGCACCACGGCAGATTTGACCACCTTTGCCTGGACGCAATTCAACATTGTGAATCACAGTACCAACTGGGATCGCACCAAGAGTCATAGAGTTACCTGGTTTGATGTCGGCTTTATCAGAAGAAATAACAGTATCGCCAACATTCAAACCTACTGGAGCAAGGATATAAGCCTTAGCGCCATCGATGTAGGAGATCAGAGCAATACGGCAAGTTCTGTTCGGATCGTACTCGATCGCGATAACTTTTGCTGCAACTTCAAGCTTGTTACGCTTGAAATCAACCAAACGGTATTTTCTCTTATGACCGCCACCTTGGTGACGAATAGTGATTTGACCGTGATTGTTACGCGCAGCTTGTTTCTTAAGAGGAGCTAGCAAAGACTTCTCTGGAGTAGTCTTAGTGATTTCTTTGAAATCGAAACCAGTCATTCCTCTGCGACCATGAGAGCGTGGGGCAAATGTTTTAATACCCATCTTTATACTCCCTCAAAAAGAGCGATCTTCTCACCTTCAGCAAGCTTAACGTAAGCTTTCTTCCAGTAAGCGACCTTGGTTAGACCGAATTTAGTTTGCTTAGAGTGACCGCGGCAGACGCTAGTTCTAACGCTATCAACTTTAACTTTAAAGTTTTTCTCAACAGCGGCTTTTACTTCTGTTTTAGAGGATTTCATATCCACTTCGAACACGTAAACACCAGCAGCGTTGTGATAAGTATTTTTCTCAGTAATGAGAGGGGCTTTAATTACTTGTTTCATTACGCCTTCTCCAATGAACAACGATCTACGATTTTAGCCACAGAATCTTTAGTGATAACAGCAGCGTCGTACTTCAATAGATCAAACACGTTCAAACCTTCAACTGGGAAGTATTTGAATGTTGGAAGATTCTTGGAAGCACGGTTGAATTTGTCATCAACTACAGAGTCAACCAATACAGCCTTCTTCAAACCGAAAGCAGCCAAACGTTTGTTAAGCTCAGCAGTTTTACCTTCAGAAGCCATGCTGTCCACGATGAACAGTTTGCCTTCTTTTTGAAGGTGAGAAAGTGCCATGCTCAGACCCAAACGACGAACTTTTTTAGGCAGAACGAAAGCGTAGCTGCGAGGCTGAGGACCGAAAGCGGTACCACCACCTGGCATCAAGATAGAACGGCTGGAACCTTGACGAGCTCCACCAGTACCTTTTTGTTTAAACGGCTTTTTACCACCACCAGACACAAGACCTTTGGTCTTAGTCATGTGAGTGCCTTGACGACGAGCCGCCAATTGCCATTGAACTACTGTGTGAAGAACTTCCTTTTTAACAGGAGTTTCGAACACGTCAGCAGCAAGCTCAACGGAGCCAACTTTTTCTTTTTTCCAGTTCAATACATTTACTGTTGCCATACTATTCTCTCACCAACTTAACCAAAGTGTTTCTAGCACCTGGAACTGGCCCTTTTACCATCAGAACGTTTTCTTCAGCGATAATCTGAACAACTTCGACGTTCTTAACAGTGACAGTTTCAGCACCCAAATGACCTGGGAATTTCTTACCCGGCATTACGCGACCTGGCCATGTTCTGTTACCAGAAGAACCCGGACGACGGTGGAATTTAGAACCGTGGGATGCAGGACCACCTGCGAAGCCCCAACGCTTCACGGAACCAGCGAAACCTTTACCTTTAGACTTGGAAGTGATTTTTACGAAATCACCTTTAACCAAGCTGTCGATAGAGATTTGCGCGCCAACAACAGTACCTTCCGGTGGAGCTTGACGAAGTTCTTTTACGAACTGAGCGCCATTCTCGAAGCCAGCTTTTTCAAGGTGACCTTTTTCTGCTTTGTTGGAGTTTTTAGCTTTTTTAGGGTGGCAAGCTACCTGGATAGCTTCGTAACCATCAGCTTCGTTAGTCTTGATTTGAGAAACAAACCAAGGCTCATAACGAAGAACAGTAACAGGAACAGCTTCGCCGTTCTCGTTATAGATAGTAGCCATACCTTCTTTGAAGGCGAACAGGCCGTTCAATTTCAGACCTGCAGTATTTTGAGTTTCTGTAGTTTCGCTCACGTCTTACCTCTAAACCGCAGAAAGTTTGATTTCAACATCTACACCAGCAGAAAGATCCAACTTCATAAGTTGATCTACTGTCTGTTGAGTTGGTTCTAAAATATCGAGCATACGCTTGTGAGTTCTCACTTCGAATTGTTCACGAGATTTTTTATCTACGTGCGGAGAACGCAATACAGTGTAGCGGTTGATGCGAGTAGGCAAGGGAATTGGACCCGCAACTTTAGCGCCTGTACGACGAGCAGTCTCAACGATTTCTTTCGTCGACTGGTCAAGCAATTTATGATCGAATGCCTTCAATCTGATTCTAATCTTCTGACTTTGCATATGGACACTCTTCTCTTTTATAAAGTATCGTAATTACTAGCAAATTTGTTAACGTTCAACGTCCTGATCCCATCGAAAACTTGCCCCGAATTAGCCCTTGCGGCCTGAATCGCCTTCAACGCGGGGGGTTTTTTGTAGATATAGACGCTATGAGTGCGCGAGTATGCGCACTTTGAAATCTAATGTCAAAGGGAAATATTATTTTTTTTAATATCTTCCCATTTTATGGAGAATGTCCGTTTTTACCTTCGCAGGCACAATGGCATATTCCAAAAATTCCATACTGAAGCTTGCTCGTCCTTGGCTCAAACTGCGGACATCCGTCGCATAACCAAACAGACTCGCCAGAGGGGCTTCGGCCGAAATAACCTGACCACCACCCTGCTTCACATTCATCGCCAGGATTTTCCCACGGCGGGCATTCAAATCGCCCACGATGTTCCCGACGAAGTCATCCGGACAAGTGACCTCTAGTTTGAAGATAGGCTCCAAAAGCTCTACAGAGGCCGCCTTAACCGCATCCCGGAATGCCAGGGAAACAGCCGCCTTAAAGGCCATTTCGCTGGAGGAATCGGGACGAACTTCAACTGAATTTAAGGTCCCCTTAATACCCAGCATCGAACAACTTGCCAAAGGACCGACTTCGGAAGCTTCACGGAAGCCCGATTCAGCAGCCTTCAACATAGGGGCTGTAAATTCTTTAGACACAGCCACTTTACTGATGAACTGGATACCATCCGCCTGAGAAATAGGCTCGATGGAAAGGGAGACTTTGGCAAAGTGAGTTTCACCGGCAATCTCACGCTCGTAAACGTGCTCTGCCTTGGCTGCAGCCGTGATGGTTTCACGATAGGAAACCTGCGGCTTACCCACATTGGCCTGGATCTTATGCTCACGAAGCAGGCGATCCACAAGAATTTCCAAATGCAATTCACCCATACCAGAAAGCAGGATTTGCCCTGTTTCAGGATCCGTGCGCAGACGGCAGGATGGATCTTCTTTTTCAAGTTTAGCCAGGCCGGCCAGCATTTTTTCCTGGTCCGCAGAGGACTTCGCCTCTACCGCCACGGAAATAACCGGCTCTGGGAATGTGATCGCCTCAAGAACCACAGCATGAGAGCTTTCACACAGAGTGTCCCCAGTACCTGTGAACTTAAGACCGATAACCGCACCGATATCACCAGCCTTCAGGCTGTTGATTTCTTCACGGGAATTCGCATGCATTTTCACCAGCTTCTGGATGCGCTCTTTTTTCTGAGTGCGCGGATTCAAAAGCTGCTCCCCGACCTTCACTTCACCGGAATAAACACGGATATAAGTCAAAGTGCCGGCAAACGGATCGTTGGCGATTTTGAAAGCCAAAGCAGCCGCGTGAGCATCGAATTCAGTTTTACAGATGATTTCTTTATCAGGACGCTCAGGATCGTGGCCCACGATTGCAGGCACTTCCAGAGGCGACGGAAGGTAGTCAATGACCCCATCCAACAAAGGCTGAACACCTTTGTTTTTGAAAGCGGCTCCACAGAATACCGGGAAGGCTTTCAATTCAAGAGTCCCTTTGCGCAAAGCACGTTTAAGCTCTGGCACAGTGACTTCTTCTCCATTGAGATATTTCTCAAGAAGTTCGTCTTCAAATTCAACGATCTTCTCAATGACCTCAGTACGGAAGCGGTTTACTTCCTCTTGCATGTCATTGGGAACATCGGTGATTTCGAAATGGTCACCCATTCCGGACTGATCCCACATGTAAGCGCGGTTTTCCAATAGATCAACAACACCACGGAAAGTGTCTTCCATGCCGATTGGAACCTGCACAGGGATTGGGTTCGCGTTCAGCTTTTCTTTGATCGTCCCAAAGGACATCACAAAGTCAGCACCAACACGGTCCATTTTATTAACGAAGCAAATGCGGGGAACTTTATATTTGTCGGCTTGCTTCCAAACGGTTTCGGACTGAGGTTCAACCCCATTCACACCGTCGAAAACAGCGATCGCGCCATCCAATACACGCAAAGAACGCTCAACTTCAATAGTGAAGTCAACGTGGCCCGGAGTATCGATGATGTTGATTCTGTGATCTTTCCAGAACGCCATGGTCGCAGCAGAGGTGATAGTGATACCGCGCTCTTGCTCTTGAACCATCCAGTCCATGGTGGCATCACCATCATGGACCTCGCCGATTTTATGACTTTTACCTGTATAGTAAAGAATGCGTTCGGTGGTGGTCGTCTTACCGGCATCGATGTGAGCCATGATGCCGATATTACGAGTGTACTTGAGATCAGCTACAACTTTAGGATCTTTAGCTGACATCTGAACAGATTACCAATTGTAGTGAGAGAATGCCTTGTTGGATTCAGCCATTCTGTGAACGTCGTCTTTCTTCTTAATAGCATTTCCTCTATTATTGTACGCGTCCAAGAATTCGCCAGCCAAACGTTTCGCCATGTCTTTCTCACCGCGCTCGCGAGAGTACTCAACCAACCAACGCATAGCCAAAGCCAAACGACGGGATGGACGAACATCTACTGGAACTTGGTAAGTAGCACCACCTACACGGCGGGAGCGAACTTCGATAGAAGGCTTAACGTTCTCAAGAGCTTTTTTGAAAACTGCCAAAGGCTCTTCACCTTGAACTTTGCCTTCAAGCTCTTTCAAAGCACCGTAGAACAACTTTTGAGAAGTTGCTTTTCTACCTTGAATCATCATTTTATTGACGAACTTAGCAATTACTAGATCCTTGAAAACCGGATCTGGAATGATTTCTCTTTTAAAGGTCTTTTTACGACGTGACATCTCTCAATCCTTATTTCTTAGGTCTCTTAGTACCGTATTTAGAACGGGCGCGCAGACGACCGTTTACACCTTGAAGGTCCAATACCCCACGCACGATGTGGTAACGAACACCCGGCAAATCCTTCACACGACCACCGCGGATTAGTACAACGGAGTGCTCTTGAAGGTTATGGCCGATACCAGGGATGTAAGAGATAACTTCGAAGCCATTGGACAGACGAACTTTTGCTACTTTACGAAGAGCGGAGTTCGGCTTCTTTGGAGTCGTAGTATAAACACGAGTACAAACACCGCGACGCTGAGGACAAGAGTCCAAAGCTGGTGATTTTGTTTGGTTTTTTTGAACAGTACGCTCACTTTTGATGAGCTGATTAATTGTTGGCACTTTATATACCCCTTAAAAACAATTATGCGGTTCTGGACGCTGGAACTTACATTTCGGTGACGCCCAGGTCAAGACTTTGTTGTTAAAATTACATTTATCCATGAAAAGCGGCGTGAGGTCCCCAATCCATGAGCTTTTTACCCTACGCCGGCCTGTGAAGCCGGCGATCAGGTGGACTTACTTTAGCCTTGAGGCTGTACAGAAGACGTCATACCCGGCAATGCAACAAAGCCGATATCGTCATCTTCATGCACAGACACTTTCCAGCGTTTGTAAGATGTCAAACCAGTTCCCGCAGGAATCAGACGACCCATGATGATATTCTCTTTCAGGCCACGCAAATGGTCTGTACGAGAATTGATCGCTGCTTCCGTAAGAACTTTTGTAGTTTCCTGGAAGGACGCTGCTGAAATCCAGCTGTCGGTGCTCAAAGAAACTTTCGTAATACCAAGAAGAAGCGGGCTGCAAGTAGCAGGCTGGCCACCCTCTTTGTTAATACGATCGTTTTCTTCCATGTAAGCGTATCTTTCAACTTGCTCACCAGCCAGGAAGCGGCTGTCGCCGGCATCACGGATTTCTACTTTACGTAGCATCTGACGAACAATGACTTCGATATGCTTGTCATTGATACCAACCCCTTGAAGTCTGTAAACTTCTTGGATTTCATCTACAAGGTATGCAGACAAGGCTTTAGCACCCAGAACCGCCAGAATGTCATGAGGATTTGTTGGACCATCCATCAAAGCCTCACCGGCTCTTACGTACTCACCTTCTCTTACAGCAACGTGCTTACCTTTAGGGATGAGGTATTCTTTTTGCTCACCCACTTCAGGAGTTACGATCACACGTTGTTTACCCTTAACGTCTTTACCGAATGTCACATAACCATCGATCTCAGAGATGATAGCTGCTTCTTTCGGTTTACGAGCCTCAAACAATTCGGCAACGCGCGGAAGACCCCCGGTGATATCCTTCGTTTTCGAAGCTTCACGGTGCATCTTCGCGATTACGTCACCCGCATGCACTTCCTGTTGATCCGCAACAAGCAACTGAGCCCCAACTGGGATCAGGTAACGAGCCGGGATATCACGACCAGGAAGATTCAATGTTTTGCCAGCACCGTCCACAAGGAACACTGTTGGTTTAACATCGGAAGACTTGGATTCCATGATAACTTTGGTCGCGAAACCAGTTACCGCATCCACTTGCTCCTGCATTGTGGAACCTTCTTCGATATCCTGATATTGGATCTTCGCAGAAACCTCTGCGATGATTGGATTCGAATATGGATCCCATTCCGCAACAGTCTGACCTTTGGCAACTTTGTCGCCTTCTTTGAAGTTCAAAACAGCGCCGTATACGAGCTTGAAGTTTTCACGCTCACGACCCGCTTCGTCGATCACAAGAGCAGAACCGTTACGATTCATCACAGTCAGCTTGCCGTTACGGTTTGCCACTGCATGAACGTTTTGTAGTTTAATAACACCGTCATAACGGGATGTGTGAACAGATTGTTCAACCGCACGAGAAGCCGCACCACCCAAGTGGAACGTTCTCATCGTCAACTGGGTACCCGGCTCACCGATGGATTGAGCGGCAATGATACCCACTGTTTCACCCAGGTTCACAGTCGCACCACGGGACAAATCACGTCCGTAGCACTTCACGCAAACACCGCGTTTAGACTGACAGATAAGAGCAGAACGGATGTCGACTTTGTCGATACCACGGCCTTCGATGATCTTAACGTCATTTTCAGTGATTTCCTGATTAGCACGAACCACAACTTCGTTTGTCGCTGCATCAACAACGTCTTTCAAAGCTGTACGGCCCAGGATACGGTCACCGATGTTTTGTACGATCTCACCCGCTTCGTAAATCGGAGTGATTTCCAAACCATCTTCAACACCGCAATCGATCTCGGACACAACAACGTCCTGAGCAACGTCAACCAAACGACGAGTCAGGTAACCGGAGTTCGCTGTTTTCAATGCGGTATCGGCCAAACCTTTACGCGCACCGTGCGTGGAGATGAAGTACTGGATAACTGTCAAACCTTCACGGAAGTTTGCAGTGATCGGAGTCTCGATGATCTCACCGGAAGGTTTCGCCATCAGACCACGCATACCACCCAACTGACGGATCTGAGCTGCGGAACCACGGGCTCCGGAGTCAGCCATGATGTAAATTGGATTGAAGGAAGGACCCACAACCTCTTTGCCACCAACGTTGAATGTCTGCTTTTCGATCGCGTTCATACCTTCTTTGGCAATTTTGTCGGCAGTCTGCGCCCAGATGTCGACCACTTTATTGTAGCGCTCACCATCTGTGATCAAACCTTCGTCGTACTGCTGCTGGATCTCGGTAACTTGTTTTTCTGCGTCAGCGATCATCGGAGCTTTCGCCGCCGGGATCACCATGTCATCGATACCGATGGACATACCTGCTGCAGTTGAATACTTGAAGCCGTATTCCATGATCTTGTCAGCAAGGATGCAGGTCGCTTTTGCACCGGCAAGACGGAAAGTCTTGTCGATCAGGGCTGCGATCTGTTTTTTACCCATTGTCACGTTCACTTCGTTGAACGGAACTTCTTTAGGAACGATATCAGAAAGGATTGCACGACCCACTGTGGTCTCTTGCAGAGTTCCGTTGATACGAACCTTACATACCGCCTGAAGGTCTACCAGACCGGTTTCATAAGCGTATTGTGCTTCCTGAACGCTGGAGAAGGCTTTGCCTGATCCAAGCGCGCCTGGGCGCATACGAGTCAACCAGTACATACCCAACACGATATCCTGGGAAGGATTGATGATAGGTTTACCGTTGGCAGGAGAAAGGATGTTGTTCGTGGACATCATCAGAACGCGTGCTTCAACCTGGGATTCCACAGAAAGTGGAACGTGAACTGCCATTTGGTCACCGTCGAAGTCGGCATTGAACGCCGTACATACCAGCGGGTGCAACTGGATAGCTTTACCTTCGTGAAGAACAGGCTCGAACGCCTGGATACCAAGTCTGTGCAGGGTTGGCGCACGATTCAGAAGAACCGGGTGCTCTTTCACCACGTCAGCAAGGATATCCCATACTTCAACTGTTTCCTGATCAACCAAGCGCTTGGCTTGTTTGATAGTGGTCGCAAGACCTTTTTCTTCAAGTTTGTTGTAAACGAATGGTTTGAACAACTCGAGAGCCATTTTCTTCGGAAGACCGCACTGATGAAGTCTCAGAGTAGGTCCAACGGTGATAACGGAACGACCAGAGTAGTCTACACGTTTACCCAAAAGGTTTTGACGGAAACGACCCTGCTTACCTTTCAACATATCAGAAAGGGAGCGAAGAGGGCGTTTGTTCGGACCAGTGAAGGTCTTACCGCGACGACCGTTATCCAACAAAGCGTCCACTGCTTCTTGAAGCATGCGCTTTTCGTTTCGGATGATGATGTCTGGAGCGTTCAGCTCCTGAAGACGTTTCAAACGGTTGTTACGATTGATAACACGGCGGTACAGGTCATTCAGGTCAGACGTCGCGAAACGGCCACCATCAAGAGGTACCAATGGACGAAGATCAGGAGGAAGAACCGGAAGCGCTTCCAACATCATCCACTCTGGTTTGTTGATGGAACCTTTGAAGGCCTCAACAACGCGCAGGCGTTTAGTCAATTTTTTGATACCAGCTTCAGACTTGGTGTCTTTAACTTCCAGACGAAGTTTGCGGGAAAGGTATTCAGGATCGATTTTTTTCAAAAGATCACGAACTGCCTCGCCACCCATTCCGTATTTGAAGGATGGGCCGAACTCATTCAGAGCCGCTTGCAATGCTTCTTCAGTCAGTACCTGGCCTTCTTCCAATGTAGTTTCCATTGGATCGATAACCACGTGTGCTTCACAGTAAAGAACCTTTTCAACGTCTTTCAAAGAAAGATTCAAAAGGTTACCAATACGAGAAGGCAAAGAACGCAGGAACCAGATATGGGCTACTGGAGTTGCCAATTCGATGTGACCAAGACGCTCACGGCGAACCTTGGTCTGAGTCACTTCAACGCCGCACTTTTCACAGACGACGCCACGGTACTTCATACGTTTGTACTTACCGCACAAGCACTCGTAGTCCTTGATAGGACCGAAGATTTTCGCACAGAACAAGCCGTCACGTTCAGGCTTGAAAGTACG is from Bdellovibrio bacteriovorus str. Tiberius and encodes:
- the rpsC gene encoding 30S ribosomal protein S3 — encoded protein: MGQKVNPIGLRVGVIRTWDSRWYAKGQQYYENLHEDIRLRKFLKDKLKNAGVAKIEMERAAKKIKIIISTARPGVVIGKKGSGIDALKAEVQKLTPNEVFLSIQEVRKPDLDAQLVAESIAQQLEKRISWRRALKKSIAAAIKGGVRGIKIRVSGRLDGAEIARSEWYNEKSVPLHTLRADIDYGTAESLTAYGIIGLKVWIYKGDILSAREVEEAGRVKS
- the rplN gene encoding 50S ribosomal protein L14, translated to MIQMQTRLNVADNSGAKEVMCVKVLGGSKRRVASIGDVIVVSIKEALPNAKVKKGDVAKAVVVRTVAKLRRPDGSYIRFDDNSAVLINASKEPIGTRIFGPVARELRAKSFVKIVSLAPEVL
- the rpsS gene encoding 30S ribosomal protein S19 yields the protein MARSIKKGPFVDTHVQKKIDNALEKNDKKVIKTWSRRSTILPETIGLTFAVHNGRKFVPVYITENMIGHKLGEFAPTRTFHGHAEKKAAAPAAKK
- the rplP gene encoding 50S ribosomal protein L16, which translates into the protein MLSPKRVKWRKQFVGRATGFAVRGANLDFGDYGLQAIEEGRLTARQLEAGRIAISRSVKRGGKIWCRVFPNIPVTKKPAETRMGSGKGNPELWVARVLPGKVLFEMNGVTREQAKEAFERAAHKLPFKTRFLVRE
- the rpsQ gene encoding 30S ribosomal protein S17; the protein is MTETNSRGRKIEVVGEVISDKMDKTISVLIYRMVKHAKYGKYVKKTSVFKAHDEKNQAKVGDIVKIRETRPLSKTKRWALAEVVETAKA
- the rplW gene encoding 50S ribosomal protein L23, with amino-acid sequence MKQVIKAPLITEKNTYHNAAGVYVFEVDMKSSKTEVKAAVEKNFKVKVDSVRTSVCRGHSKQTKFGLTKVAYWKKAYVKLAEGEKIALFEGV
- the rplB gene encoding 50S ribosomal protein L2, which codes for MGIKTFAPRSHGRRGMTGFDFKEITKTTPEKSLLAPLKKQAARNNHGQITIRHQGGGHKRKYRLVDFKRNKLEVAAKVIAIEYDPNRTCRIALISYIDGAKAYILAPVGLNVGDTVISSDKADIKPGNSMTLGAIPVGTVIHNVELRPGKGGQICRGAGASATLAGKGDKYCQVRMPSGELKQVLTVCRASIGQVGNTDNENINLGKAGRSRWRGIRPSVRGMHMNPVDHPLGGGEGVGKGHHPVTPWGQPCKGFKTRNNKRTNSSIIKRRK
- the rplC gene encoding 50S ribosomal protein L3, producing MSETTETQNTAGLKLNGLFAFKEGMATIYNENGEAVPVTVLRYEPWFVSQIKTNEADGYEAIQVACHPKKAKNSNKAEKGHLEKAGFENGAQFVKELRQAPPEGTVVGAQISIDSLVKGDFVKITSKSKGKGFAGSVKRWGFAGGPASHGSKFHRRPGSSGNRTWPGRVMPGKKFPGHLGAETVTVKNVEVVQIIAEENVLMVKGPVPGARNTLVKLVRE
- the rplV gene encoding 50S ribosomal protein L22, whose product is MEVKASLKYARVGAQKARLVVDLVRGKDVNEAVKTLTFLNKKTAGMVKKLIESAVANAEYKKVMDVDSLYVKAIWVDQGPVLKRFRPRAQGRAFGVRKKTSHINVVLEEK
- the rpsJ gene encoding 30S ribosomal protein S10, whose protein sequence is MQSQKIRIRLKAFDHKLLDQSTKEIVETARRTGAKVAGPIPLPTRINRYTVLRSPHVDKKSREQFEVRTHKRMLDILEPTQQTVDQLMKLDLSAGVDVEIKLSAV
- the rpmC gene encoding 50S ribosomal protein L29 codes for the protein MKFVEIKDLSVAELKKKRAALSEELFQARIKNSIGQLSNPVQIRGLRRDIAKINTAIVKKVAR
- the rplD gene encoding 50S ribosomal protein L4, giving the protein MATVNVLNWKKEKVGSVELAADVFETPVKKEVLHTVVQWQLAARRQGTHMTKTKGLVSGGGKKPFKQKGTGGARQGSSRSILMPGGGTAFGPQPRSYAFVLPKKVRRLGLSMALSHLQKEGKLFIVDSMASEGKTAELNKRLAAFGLKKAVLVDSVVDDKFNRASKNLPTFKYFPVEGLNVFDLLKYDAAVITKDSVAKIVDRCSLEKA
- the rplE gene encoding 50S ribosomal protein L5; amino-acid sequence: MNRLHTRYNKEIAPALKNQLGVKNVMQVPRLEKITLSVCLSEAVQNPKILNTVVDEITAITGQKAVITKAKKAISNFKLRAGIPLGVRVTLRREKMWSFMDRLNTLALPRVRDFRGLPNKGFDGRGNYNMGLKEQIVFPEINYDKVDKTRGMNITICTTAKNDTEGRALLEALGMPFRK